Proteins encoded by one window of Bubalus bubalis isolate 160015118507 breed Murrah chromosome 4, NDDB_SH_1, whole genome shotgun sequence:
- the LUM gene encoding lumican has translation MNLGVFPLLLALIGGASSTYLDYYDYYDFPQSIYGRSSPNCAPECNCPESYPSAMYCDELKLKSVPMVPPGIKYLYLRNNQIDHIDDKAFENVTDLQWLILDHNLLENSKIKGKVFSKLKQLKKLHINYNNLTESVGPLPKSLVDLQLTNNKISKLGSFDGLVNLTFIHLQHNQLKEDAVSAALKGLKSLEYLDLSFNQMTKLPSGLPVTLLTLYLDNNKISNIPDEYFKRFSALQYLRLSHNELADSGVPGNSFNVSSLLELDLSYNKLKSIPTVNENLENYYLEVNELEKFDVKSFCKILGPLSYSKIKHLRLDGNHITQTSLPPDMYECLRVANEITVN, from the exons ATGAATCTAGGTGTGTTTCCTCTCCTCTTGGCATTAATTGGCGGTGCCAGCAGCACCTATCTTGATTACTATGATTATTACGATTTCCCCCAATCAATATATGGGAGGTCATCACCAAACTGTGCACCAGAATGTAACTGCCCTGAAAGCTATCCATCAGCCATGTACTGCGATGAGCTGAAACTGAAGAGTGTGCCAATGGTGCCTCCTGGAATCAAGTACCTTTACCTTAGGAATAACCAGATTGACCATATTGATGACAAGGCCTTTGAAAACGTAACTGATCTGCAGTGGCTCATTCTCGACCACAACCTTCTAGAAAATTCcaagataaaaggaaaagtgtTCTCTAAACTGAAGCAGTTGAAGAAGCTGCACATAAATTACAACAATCTGACAGAATCTGTGGGCCCACTTCCCAAATCTCTGGTGGACCTGCAGCTCACTAACAACAAGATCTCTAAGCTTGGCTCCTTTGATGGACTGGTTAACCTGACCTTCATCCACCTTCAGCACAATCAGCTGAAAGAGGATGCCGTTTCAGCTGCTTTGAAAGGTCTGAAGTCACTCGAATACCTTGACTTGAGCTTCAATCAGATGACCAAACTACCTTCTGGTCTCCCAGTAACTCTTCTAACTCTTTACTTAGACAACAACAAGATTAGCAACATCCCTGACGAGTATTTCAAGCGTTTCAGTGCATTGCAGTATCTGCGTTTGTCTCATAATGAACTGGCTGATAGTGGAGTTCCTGGAAATTCTTTTAATGTATCATCTTTGTTGGAGCTGGATCTCTCCTATAATAAGCTGAAAAGCATACCGACAGTCAATGAAAACCTTGAAAACTATTACCTGGAGGTCAATGAACTTGAAA agtttgatGTGAAGAGCTTCTGTAAGATCCTGGGACCCCTATCCTACTCCAAGATCAAACATTTGCGTTTGGATGGCAATCACATCACCCAAACTAGTCTGCCACCTGATATGTATGAATGTCTACGCGTCGCGAATGAGATCACTGTTAATTAA